A stretch of DNA from Candidatus Aenigmatarchaeota archaeon:
ATACCCCAAATGATAGGGGCAAAGATTGGGGTACACAATGGAAAGGAATTTGTGAGAGTTGAAATAATACCTGAGATGTTGGGTCACAGGTTAGGTGAATTTGCTCTAACTAGAGCTAGGGTCAAGCACTCAGGCCCTGGTGTAGGTGCAACAAGGGGTTCCAAGCATATACCATTGAAGTGATGATATGAATGAGAAGATAGTTGTAGCATCAAGGCCTCTTGCAAGAGTTTCAAGGAAGGATTCAGCTACGCTTTTTAGGTATATAAGAAATAAACCAACACAAAAGGCCAAGAATTTGTTGAATGAATTGATTTCAAGAAGAAAGAATATAAATGGAAGATATTTTACAAAGGCCTCAAAGGAGATATTGGATCTGATAAAAGAGTGTGAAAATAATGCAGAGGCCAAAGGGTTGGATGTTGAAAGATTATTTGTTAAGTCTGCAATAGCAAACAAATCTTTTAGTTTTATTTTGCCAAAGAGCAGGTGGCCACACAGAGGAAGAAGGGCAAAAATATGTTCGCTTAGAATAGAATTAGAGGAGAGATGAATGGCAATATATTCATATTTTCTGAAGGAAGGGTTAAGGGAAGTACAAATAGAGGAATTTCTAAAGAAAAAGTTTGAAAAGGCTGGCTATAGTCACATAGATATACAAAGGACGCCACTTGGAACAAGAATAATTGTTTATGCTCACAAGCCTGGGATTGTTATAGGAAAGTCTGGAAGAGTTATCAAGGAGATAAGCGATGAAATAAAGGAAAAGTTTGGCCTTGAGAACCCGATGTTGGATGTCAAGGAAGTTGAGAATCCATTTTTAGATGCACAAATTGTTGCAGATAGGATAGCAAAAAGTATTGAAAGAGGTTCTTTTTACAAGAAGGTGGTCAACTATTATTTAGAAGAAATAATGAAGAATGGGGCTGTTGGTGTACAGATAAAAATAGGTGGGAAATTGGGTGGAGAAAGAGGAAGGTTCCAGAAGTTCAGGGTTGGGTACATCAAACATGCCGGATATTATGCTGACAATATATTGGATAAGGGATTTGCAACTGCTGTGGTCAAACTGGGGATGATTGGCGTTGATGTAAGGATAATGAAGGAGATGCCAGAAGATTTGTCCCTGAAAATATCTTCTCTTGATGAGAAGATTAAAGAAATGAGTACTGAAAAGGTTGAGATACCTGAAAAAACTGAAGAGGTTAAAGAAGATATTAAAGGAGAAGTAGTTGAAGAGCCAAAAGAAGAAAAGAAGGAAAAAAGTAAAAAGAGTGGAAAAACCAGAGGGGAAGTTAAAAAAAAGAAAGAAAAGAAGGGATCAAAAAAGTAGTGATGTTATGAGGATTAGGGAATTGAGGAAGCTTAAACCTGAAGAACGAGAGAAAAGGTTAAAAGAATTAAAACTAGAATTATTGAAAGAAAGGGGAAATGTGGAAATGGGTGGAAATGTTAAAAACCCCGGAAGAATAAAAAATATAAGGAAGGATATTGCAAGATTGATGACAATAAAAAATGAGAGAAAGGGTTGATGAAGATAGGAATTTTAAATTTTATTGCATCTGTATTTCTAAAAATTTGTTGGAGGATAAATGAAAAATGGTAGGAAATGTTTGTGAAAAGTGTGGATTGCCCAAGGAACTCTGTATATGTCAGATAATAGACAGGGAAGAACAGAAGATAAAGGTTTATGTGACTTCCAGGAAATTCAATAAACCAGTGACAATAATAGAAGGAGTTGATAAGGAATCATCCAAGGAAATTTTAAGCAACTTAAAAAGGAAGTTGGCCTGTGGGGGATCTTACAAGAATGGAAATATAGAACTTCAAGGAAACCATCGAGCTAACATCAAGGGAATACTTGTTAAGCTAGGGTTTGATGAGAGGCAGATAGAGGTTCAGTAGAGGGATTAATGAAAATTTATTACAGCAGATACCCTAAAGTAAAATTTCATCCATCAAAATTATTTTTTTTAATAATTCCTTCTTATTCCTACTACTTTATTCCTATATGGGGGTGGTGTTATAGGGCTATCTGGTATCCTAAAATAAAATATTCTTGGGGGATTACCTCTTCTCCTTTTTTCATCCAATTCTCTATAACCAACATCTATTACATCAACTACAGTATCATATTTCTCATCGGGATATCTGGGGTCAATTAAACAACCACGTAAAATTAATTTTAGTGGTTTTCGATGGTTAAGACCCATCTTTTCTAAATTGTATGGGGGGTTATCTAGAACTTCAACAATTGTTCCATTTAAACTAAATCCCCTAGCATTCGAGAGTTTACATCTTAATCTAAATAAATCCTTAAATTGATATTGTATCATATTTTCCTATTAAGATAAATTAAGTGAAAATTTATATAATTTATCTTTACCTTTCAACTTAGATCCAAATCACTATAATCCTGAAAATTTATATTTAGAAATACAAACACATATCATGCTTGTTGGGAAAATCGTCGGTAAAACATCACCAGAAATGTTCTATTTTGAGGTCTCTGATGTCATAAGAAAAATGGATTTTGTAGCAACAAGAGACCCTGAGAGGCATCTAGTTCTTGGGAGGGTTGA
This window harbors:
- a CDS encoding uL22 family ribosomal protein, producing MNEKIVVASRPLARVSRKDSATLFRYIRNKPTQKAKNLLNELISRRKNINGRYFTKASKEILDLIKECENNAEAKGLDVERLFVKSAIANKSFSFILPKSRWPHRGRRAKICSLRIELEER
- a CDS encoding 30S ribosomal protein S3, translating into MAIYSYFLKEGLREVQIEEFLKKKFEKAGYSHIDIQRTPLGTRIIVYAHKPGIVIGKSGRVIKEISDEIKEKFGLENPMLDVKEVENPFLDAQIVADRIAKSIERGSFYKKVVNYYLEEIMKNGAVGVQIKIGGKLGGERGRFQKFRVGYIKHAGYYADNILDKGFATAVVKLGMIGVDVRIMKEMPEDLSLKISSLDEKIKEMSTEKVEIPEKTEEVKEDIKGEVVEEPKEEKKEKSKKSGKTRGEVKKKKEKKGSKK
- the rpmC gene encoding 50S ribosomal protein L29; protein product: MRIRELRKLKPEEREKRLKELKLELLKERGNVEMGGNVKNPGRIKNIRKDIARLMTIKNERKG
- the yciH gene encoding stress response translation initiation inhibitor YciH; its protein translation is MVGNVCEKCGLPKELCICQIIDREEQKIKVYVTSRKFNKPVTIIEGVDKESSKEILSNLKRKLACGGSYKNGNIELQGNHRANIKGILVKLGFDERQIEVQ